A window of the Dongshaea marina genome harbors these coding sequences:
- a CDS encoding mandelate racemase/muconate lactonizing enzyme family protein yields the protein MKITDVEVICLRACPTDQSCEWGEDAVIVQIHTDVGITGIGEADSSPEVIKACIETKNSNLYCYGLKELLIGENPLEIERLWNKMYWASNYMGRRGAGIHAISALDIALWDIAGKFYGVPVHTLLGGKYRESIPAYGTFIPSAIPEENRKIASDLVNQGFLSLKFGGGVFGDDPELDYQIVRHIREAIGDEIELQIDLASKWRTSSHSAKMCQRLAEFNLNWVEEPVLADDLRGYAKLSRKIDCKLAGGESLTTRYEFRDFLEQSGVDIIQPDITRCGGISEMKKIYDLAQLYGCELIPHGFSTGILLAASVHFLAACEHASLMEYSQSSSPLFTELVSNRLPFENGYVRVPDTPGLGIELNPEVIEMYRV from the coding sequence ATGAAAATTACCGATGTTGAAGTGATCTGCCTGAGAGCCTGCCCAACCGATCAAAGTTGCGAATGGGGAGAAGATGCAGTCATTGTCCAGATCCATACCGATGTGGGGATCACCGGCATTGGCGAGGCTGACAGCTCTCCTGAGGTGATCAAAGCCTGTATTGAAACTAAAAATTCCAACCTCTATTGCTATGGGCTCAAAGAGTTACTGATAGGTGAGAATCCTCTGGAGATCGAGCGACTGTGGAACAAAATGTACTGGGCCTCGAACTACATGGGGCGGCGCGGCGCAGGGATCCACGCCATTAGTGCCTTAGATATCGCGCTATGGGATATTGCTGGAAAATTCTATGGAGTGCCGGTCCACACCCTGCTGGGAGGGAAATACCGGGAAAGCATCCCGGCCTATGGGACCTTCATTCCCAGTGCAATCCCCGAGGAAAACCGGAAGATCGCCTCAGATCTGGTAAATCAGGGGTTCCTCAGCCTTAAATTCGGTGGCGGGGTCTTTGGTGATGATCCCGAGCTCGACTATCAGATCGTGCGTCATATCCGTGAAGCGATTGGCGATGAGATCGAACTGCAGATCGATCTGGCTTCCAAGTGGCGAACCTCCAGCCACAGCGCTAAGATGTGTCAGCGATTAGCCGAGTTTAACCTAAACTGGGTCGAAGAGCCGGTTCTGGCCGATGACCTGAGAGGGTATGCCAAATTGTCCCGAAAAATCGACTGCAAACTGGCCGGAGGTGAATCCCTCACCACCCGCTACGAATTCAGGGATTTCCTGGAGCAATCCGGGGTCGATATCATCCAGCCGGATATCACCCGCTGCGGCGGGATCAGTGAAATGAAAAAGATCTATGATCTGGCCCAACTCTACGGCTGTGAGCTGATCCCCCATGGATTTAGTACCGGGATCCTGCTGGCTGCATCGGTGCATTTTCTGGCGGCCTGCGAGCATGCCAGCCTGATGGAGTACTCTCAAAGCTCCAGCCCACTGTTTACCGAGCTGGTCAGTAATCGCCTGCCCTTTGAAAATGGTTATGTCCGGGTACCGGATACCCCGGGCTTGGGCATTGAGCTCAACCCTGAGGTCATTGAGATGTATCGGGTTTAA
- a CDS encoding GDYXXLXY domain-containing protein, which yields MKSKVTFAILLAITFQLLVLIGMVLQAALPLWTGSPIEVKTIPVDPRSLFRGNYARLGYEFSRIPRSAFSNPAALHKGALVYVLLSKGADGLYQFSTASVTQPSRGIFLRGRVEQARFFRNKQGYVRIRYGIEAYFAPKQKALALEKQLRSGGIALLMVAPSGKARIKAIQTP from the coding sequence ATGAAAAGCAAAGTGACTTTCGCAATCCTGTTGGCCATCACTTTTCAGCTGCTGGTTCTGATCGGTATGGTGCTGCAGGCGGCCCTTCCCCTGTGGACGGGCTCGCCGATTGAGGTCAAGACGATTCCCGTCGATCCCCGCTCACTGTTTCGCGGCAACTATGCCCGCCTTGGTTATGAATTTTCACGGATCCCACGTTCAGCATTTTCCAATCCGGCGGCCCTGCATAAGGGAGCCCTGGTCTATGTGCTGTTAAGCAAAGGAGCCGACGGCCTTTACCAGTTTTCAACGGCATCAGTGACCCAACCGAGTCGTGGTATTTTTCTTCGGGGCCGGGTTGAGCAGGCTCGTTTTTTCCGCAACAAGCAAGGCTATGTCCGGATCCGCTATGGTATCGAAGCCTACTTTGCACCCAAACAAAAGGCACTCGCCCTGGAAAAGCAGCTCAGGAGTGGAGGCATCGCCCTGTTGATGGTTGCCCCAAGCGGCAAGGCGCGGATCAAGGCCATTCAGACTCCCTGA
- a CDS encoding UxaA family hydrolase has product MLKAIQLSASDNVATLLSDLPKGDEVAIFSAENHLLSTLTARQAIPFGNKIALKPIPEQSPIIKANCPVGRSVSFIPQGDLVHVQNVRSDRLDIPHNIINEIIHQMQIEV; this is encoded by the coding sequence ATGCTCAAAGCGATCCAGTTATCCGCTTCAGATAATGTCGCCACCCTGTTAAGTGATCTTCCTAAGGGAGATGAAGTTGCGATCTTCTCGGCAGAGAACCATCTGCTCAGCACCCTGACGGCCCGTCAGGCGATCCCGTTCGGAAATAAAATTGCCCTGAAGCCGATTCCGGAGCAGAGCCCAATTATCAAGGCTAATTGCCCGGTCGGCCGGAGTGTCAGCTTCATCCCTCAGGGCGATCTGGTTCATGTTCAGAATGTACGAAGTGACCGCCTGGATATTCCACACAACATCATCAATGAAATCATCCATCAGATGCAGATCGAGGTATAA
- a CDS encoding GntR family transcriptional regulator, whose product MKINKQSLEEQVTQYLRQKIVDGEIHLGEKIVESALAKELDLSRSTIRMALNSLAHEGLVIQKPYAGWQVFTLEEADLWELYHMRVALERQAAEMAAEKATAEDKRKLRETLTRFCELCEAAPTDRKGISQADFELHELIVEISGSRRLYKIYHQISNQLRAYISMTHHDYDLSQSGLSHRAMVDAICEGEIEIAGQEATANITTFTELRDKL is encoded by the coding sequence ATGAAAATTAATAAGCAGAGTCTGGAAGAGCAGGTAACCCAGTACCTGAGGCAAAAAATTGTGGACGGTGAGATCCACCTGGGGGAGAAAATAGTGGAGAGTGCGCTCGCGAAGGAGCTTGATCTCTCGCGGAGCACCATCAGGATGGCGCTAAATTCATTGGCCCATGAGGGGCTGGTGATCCAAAAGCCCTACGCGGGTTGGCAGGTGTTTACCCTGGAGGAAGCGGATCTTTGGGAGCTTTATCACATGCGGGTTGCTCTGGAGCGCCAGGCTGCCGAAATGGCTGCAGAAAAGGCGACTGCGGAGGATAAACGTAAACTCAGGGAGACTCTCACTCGATTCTGTGAGCTGTGTGAGGCGGCACCTACCGATCGTAAGGGGATCAGTCAGGCGGATTTTGAACTGCATGAGTTGATTGTTGAGATCAGTGGCAGTCGCCGGCTGTATAAGATCTATCATCAGATCTCGAATCAGCTTCGGGCCTACATCAGCATGACCCATCACGATTATGACCTGTCTCAGAGTGGTCTCTCTCATCGGGCGATGGTGGATGCTATCTGTGAGGGGGAGATTGAGATCGCAGGCCAGGAGGCCACCGCCAATATCACCACCTTTACCGAACTCAGAGATAAGCTCTGA
- a CDS encoding DUF6790 family protein, whose protein sequence is MILKKLFMKYGIAIPALLVCIFTIADLISQGTADWQQLLLFNLLLYGVGYQFVGFAIGHLLLGDQIAEYIGWPKGNPFQFEVGIANLAIATLGILCSWYTGSFWLATAVAASVWSWGCVIGHVKDMICHKNFSAGSAGYPFYYGLLMPMLLWCLIGFGS, encoded by the coding sequence ATGATTCTGAAAAAGCTCTTTATGAAATATGGGATCGCGATCCCTGCATTGCTGGTCTGCATTTTCACCATTGCAGATCTCATAAGCCAGGGGACGGCTGACTGGCAACAGCTTCTGCTGTTTAATCTGTTACTCTACGGGGTCGGCTATCAGTTTGTCGGATTTGCCATAGGTCATCTGCTGCTGGGCGATCAAATTGCCGAGTATATTGGCTGGCCTAAGGGTAACCCCTTTCAATTTGAAGTGGGGATCGCCAACCTGGCGATCGCGACTCTCGGGATCCTCTGTAGCTGGTACACCGGAAGTTTCTGGCTGGCCACCGCGGTTGCTGCCTCAGTCTGGAGCTGGGGATGTGTAATTGGCCACGTCAAGGATATGATCTGTCACAAAAATTTTTCAGCGGGTAGCGCTGGGTATCCCTTCTACTACGGGTTACTCATGCCAATGCTGTTATGGTGCCTGATCGGATTTGGCTCATAA
- a CDS encoding UxaA family hydrolase: MNTFQGYLRPDGSVGIRNQILLLVVDECAEGIARSIAQTLDQATIVTNYNTCMYAGNEEMINTMIHTALNPNVAGALVLAMGCGSIDPQIIIEPILAAGKPAHALTCMKHKGTRSTVREGIALAKELQEYANRQQRTTAPISKLLIGIKCGGSDTSSGIASNPSVGAAIDQWIDAGGSAVAGELIELIGCEELLRKRAVTPEVADKIELLIAEEEKRWHIPGADVETMSIGNSVGGLTTLEEKSIGALHKTGTRPIQDLLRINHNHHEKPKAPGMYLSEVTHLCGSSGMHFAALGAQLIVWTTGGAGFNNPIVPVIRVSGNQQLINEDIDIDATGIMRAEEGINSVADKILTKIEAVANGEPTQLEGVGFSTCSLYQKDRRLEKTLCIEV; the protein is encoded by the coding sequence ATGAATACATTTCAAGGCTATCTCCGCCCGGATGGCTCAGTCGGGATCCGCAACCAGATCCTGCTTTTGGTGGTTGATGAATGTGCCGAAGGGATCGCCCGCTCCATCGCACAGACCCTGGATCAGGCCACCATAGTCACCAATTACAACACCTGTATGTATGCCGGCAATGAAGAGATGATCAATACCATGATCCATACGGCACTCAACCCCAATGTTGCGGGCGCCCTGGTATTGGCAATGGGGTGTGGCAGCATAGATCCGCAGATTATCATCGAACCGATTCTCGCTGCGGGTAAACCCGCTCATGCCCTCACCTGCATGAAGCACAAAGGCACCCGCAGCACGGTCCGGGAAGGAATTGCTCTGGCCAAAGAGCTTCAGGAGTATGCCAACCGTCAGCAAAGAACCACGGCACCTATCTCCAAGCTGCTGATCGGAATCAAGTGTGGAGGGTCCGATACCAGCTCAGGGATTGCCTCAAATCCTAGTGTTGGAGCCGCCATCGATCAATGGATCGATGCCGGTGGCAGCGCGGTTGCCGGTGAGTTGATTGAGCTCATCGGCTGTGAGGAGCTGCTACGCAAGCGTGCCGTGACTCCTGAGGTTGCCGATAAGATTGAGCTGCTAATCGCCGAAGAGGAAAAGCGTTGGCACATTCCGGGAGCCGACGTTGAGACCATGAGTATCGGCAATAGCGTGGGCGGACTCACCACTCTCGAAGAGAAATCCATTGGCGCCCTGCATAAGACAGGCACTCGCCCCATCCAGGATCTGCTACGGATCAATCACAACCACCATGAAAAGCCCAAGGCCCCTGGCATGTATCTGTCGGAGGTGACCCACCTGTGTGGCAGCTCGGGAATGCACTTTGCGGCCCTTGGTGCCCAGCTCATCGTCTGGACCACGGGAGGCGCCGGGTTCAATAACCCGATCGTGCCGGTCATTCGGGTCAGTGGAAACCAGCAACTCATCAATGAAGATATAGATATTGATGCCACCGGCATCATGCGTGCCGAAGAGGGGATCAACAGCGTTGCAGATAAGATCCTCACCAAGATAGAGGCCGTCGCCAATGGTGAACCAACACAACTGGAGGGGGTTGGTTTCTCAACCTGCTCTTTGTATCAAAAAGATCGGCGCCTCGAAAAAACCTTGTGTATCGAAGTTTAA
- a CDS encoding DMT family transporter codes for MTRAETSGLLMAIFCAVVWGASFPFSAVLADKMDPVIFAIVRYTLATLGLAIVFMFTKNRCWLRLKDIPLMAISGIAAQAIFFYTSLLALKYISASEVGVINGMIPIFTLLVSIPIYRKIPTTIQFFAVILSFFGAFCIAFDPSNKFSGLNIGHLYMLIGVMGFIISCFINKKFADRYDGLSTMLYQFLFATIALLLVLPFGHQSLSQVWIAFGNGYYIFCTLMLGLVCSGLAYVLYFNSLKLAGVNRANMVQNLIPLSAFLLSIFMLGESFTLQKTFGVFLVIVSLFLFDMSWEKIKIKLRLSSAQAVS; via the coding sequence ATGACCCGTGCAGAAACCTCCGGCTTATTGATGGCGATATTTTGCGCCGTGGTATGGGGTGCATCCTTCCCATTTTCGGCGGTGTTAGCCGATAAGATGGATCCCGTAATCTTTGCCATTGTCCGCTACACCCTGGCAACCCTTGGACTGGCCATCGTCTTTATGTTTACCAAAAATCGCTGCTGGTTGCGCCTCAAAGATATTCCACTGATGGCAATTTCCGGAATTGCTGCACAGGCCATTTTTTTCTACACCTCCCTGCTGGCGCTTAAGTATATCTCAGCCTCAGAGGTCGGGGTTATCAACGGGATGATCCCCATCTTCACCCTGCTGGTGAGTATCCCCATCTACCGCAAGATCCCGACTACGATTCAGTTTTTTGCGGTCATTCTCTCGTTTTTCGGCGCCTTCTGTATCGCCTTTGATCCCAGCAATAAGTTCTCAGGGCTCAACATTGGCCATCTCTATATGTTGATTGGCGTAATGGGGTTCATTATCTCCTGCTTTATTAACAAAAAATTTGCCGATCGCTACGATGGTCTCTCCACCATGCTCTACCAGTTCCTGTTTGCCACCATTGCCCTGCTGCTGGTTCTACCTTTCGGACACCAGTCTCTCTCCCAGGTCTGGATCGCCTTTGGCAATGGATACTACATCTTCTGCACTCTGATGCTGGGTCTGGTCTGCTCCGGTCTGGCTTATGTGCTCTACTTTAACTCCCTGAAATTAGCCGGGGTCAACCGTGCCAACATGGTGCAAAACCTGATCCCCCTGTCGGCCTTCCTGCTGTCAATTTTCATGTTGGGTGAAAGCTTTACCCTACAAAAAACCTTCGGCGTTTTTCTGGTGATTGTCTCCCTGTTCCTGTTCGATATGAGCTGGGAAAAGATCAAAATCAAGCTGCGTCTTTCTTCCGCACAAGCGGTTTCCTAA